A single region of the Portunus trituberculatus isolate SZX2019 chromosome 29, ASM1759143v1, whole genome shotgun sequence genome encodes:
- the LOC123510622 gene encoding coiled-coil domain-containing protein 8 homolog produces the protein MTTTTKVKTTTTKATTTTLLRFLIYPRVISRVSHRQNQNQKQNQKQNQRQNQKLNQSLSLSLGASVRTRPKHKLVHSRTKQNLKRIWILSVNLQVNRDKRLEVNRNRRLEVNRDKRLEVNRNKRLEVNRDRRLEVNRDRRLEGEPGQEAGSEPGQEAGSEPGQEAGGEPGQEAEGEPGQEAASEPGQEAASEPGQEAASEPGQEAASEPEQEAGSEPGQEAASEPGQEAASEPGQEAASEPGQEAGSEPGQEPNKSSEAASSENTSGESDATQPDTGDSKPSEEKEKPLESDAESITTLKPRPASKPTPMPVSELLVTTMGLFDSQEDDKSPENVSDPNDSQSDERAEGFERTSQKNPGTYDNLSLVRPLVRRPPLLANNPLPTVALRRRVPIHVPGPLVRE, from the coding sequence gacgacgaaggcAACGACGACGACGCTGCTAAGATTCCTGATATACCCGAGGGTGATTTCCAGGGTCAGTCACAGgcagaaccagaaccagaagCAGAACCAGAAGCAGAACCAGAGGCAGAACCAGAAGCTGAACCAGAGCCTGAGCCTGAGCCTGGGTGCAAGTGTAAGGACAAGACCAAAACACAAACTGGTTCACAGCAGGACGAAGCAAAACCTGAAACGGATATGGATCCTGAGTGTGAACCTGCAAGTGAACCGGGACAAGAGACTGGAAGTGAACCGGAACAGGAGGCTGGAAGTGAACCGGGACAAGAGACTGGAAGTGAACCGGAACAAGAGGCTGGAAGTGAACCGGGACAGGAGACTGGAAGTGAACCGGGACAGGAGGCTGGAAGGTGAACCGGGACAGGAGGCTGGAAGTGAACCGGGACAGGAGGCTGGAAGTGAACCGGGACAGGAGGCTGGAGGTGAACCGGGACAGGAGGCTGAAGGTGAACCGGGACAGGAGGCTGCAAGTGAACCGGGACAGGAGGCTGCAAGTGAACCGGGACAGGAGGCTGCAAGTGAACCGGGACAGGAGGCTGCAAGTGAACCGGAACAGGAGGCTGGAAGTGAACCGGGACAGGAGGCTGCAAGTGAACCGGGACAGGAGGCTGCAAGTGAACCGGGACAGGAGGCTGCAAGTGAACCGGGACAGGAGGCTGGAAGTGAACCCGGACAGGAACCCAACAAGTCGTCTGAAGCAGCATCATCGGAGAACACATCGGGAGAGAGCGACGCCACGCAGCCAGACACCGGGGACAGCAAACCctcggaggagaaggagaagcccTTGGAGTCTGACGCAGAATCCATCACAACTTTAAAGCCGCGACCAGCATCCAAGCCCACGCCCATGCCGGTGTCCGAGCTCCTCGTCACCACCATGGGCCTCTTCGACAGCCAAGAGGACGACAAAAGCCCCGAGAACGTTTCAGATCCTAATGACTCCCAGTCAGACGAGCGGGCAGAGGGATTCGAGCGAACATCACAAAAGAACCCAGGAACTTACGATAACCTCTCGCTGGTGAGACCGCTGGTGAGGCGACCCCCGCTCCTCGCCAACAACCCGCTGCCCACAGTAGCCCTGAGGAGGCGCGTGCCGATTCATGTGCCGGGGCCGTTAGTGCGGGAGTAA